In Candida dubliniensis CD36 chromosome 6, complete sequence, the following are encoded in one genomic region:
- a CDS encoding poly(A) RNA export protein, putative (Similar to S. cerevisiae GLE2;~In S. cerevisiae: component of the nuclear pore complex required for polyadenylated RNA export but not for protein import) — MSFLGNSSTGTSTTGTSSAVTGQELLNDITINNPPEDSIEDLSFSPQQDLLAVASWDKKVRIYEIDPNSGNNMGRAMYEHEAPVFSSRWSIDGLKIISGGADNQVKIFDLTTQQSQQIGQHDSAVKSVRYVECGPNNTQIVASGSWDKTLKYWDMRSPQPVSTINLPERVYSMDNSQKLLVVGCADRHISIIDLNNPQQIFKSSQSPLKWQTRCVSCYPQANGFAIGSIEGRCAIQYITENEQKKFGFSFKCHRKSGGNTTTGTTNTTTGSGTGVSGGLRTTSSSNANESHAYSVNAISFHPIYGTFSTAGSDGTFCFWDKDAKQRLKSFPELPGTISATAFNKTGTIFAYAVSYDWSLGYMGNRPDYPNIIKLHATKDLEIKQKNKR, encoded by the coding sequence atgtcATTCTTGGGTAATTCATCAACTGGAACATCGACTACAGGAACATCAAGTGCTGTTACTGgtcaagaattattaaatgatataaCCATAAATAATCCTCCAGaagattcaattgaagatctttcattttcacCTCAACAAGATTTATTGGCAGTTGCCAGTTGGGATAAAAAAGTTCGAatttatgaaattgatcCTAATTCAGGAAATAATATGGGACGAGCCATGTATGAACATGAAGCACCAGTTTTCAGTTCTCGATGGTCAATTGATGgattaaaaattatatcaGGAGGAGCAGATAATCAAGtgaaaatatttgatttaactACTCAACAATCTCAACAAATTGGTCAACATGATTCTGCGGTTAAATCAGTTAGATATGTTGAATGTGGTCCTAATAATACTCAAATTGTTGCTAGTGGATCATGGGATAAAACATTGAAATATTGGGATATGAGATCACCTCAACCagtttcaacaattaatttacCCGAAAGAGTTTATTCAATGGATAATTctcaaaaattattagttgTTGGATGTGCTGATAGACATATTagtataattgatttaaataatcctcaacaaatttttaaaagttCTCAATCTCCATTGAAATGGCAAACTCGTTGTGTTTCTTGTTATCCTCAAGCAAATGGATTTGCTATTGGATCTATTGAAGGTAGATGTGCTATACAATATATTACTGaaaatgaacaaaaaaaatttggcttttcatttaaatgTCATAGAAAATCCGGTGGAAATACTACAACTGGTACCactaatactactactggCAGTGGTACTGGTGTAAGTGGAGGATTAAGAACTACTAGTAGTTCTAATGCCAATGAATCTCATGCATATTCAGTTAATGCCATATCATTTCATCCTATATATGGTACATTTAGTACTGCTGGATCAGATGGaacattttgtttttgggATAAAGATGCTAAACAACgattaaaatcatttccTGAATTACCTGGAACAATATCTGCCACGGCATTTAATAAAACTGGTACTATATTTGCTTATGCCGTTAGTTATGATTGGTCATTAGGATATATGGGTAATAGACCCGATTAtccaaatattattaaactACATGCAACTAAAGATTTagaaatcaaacaaaagaataaGAGGTGA